A single Actinomadura algeriensis DNA region contains:
- a CDS encoding 4Fe-4S dicluster domain-containing protein: MGFFTDTSVCIGCKACEVACKEWNAVPEDGLEFTGMSYDNTQGLGADTWRHVAFIEQDRPVSTRPDDGTVPSADGNGGMRWLMASDVCKHCTHAACLDVCPTGSLFRTEFGTVVVQEDICNGCGYCIPACPYGVIDQRKGDGRAWKCTLCYDRLGVGMEPACAKACPTDSIQYGPLDELRERAAMRVDQLHDMGVEDARLYGHDPEDGVGGDGAFFLLLDEPEVYGLPPDPVVTTRDLPSMWRHAGAAAAALAGGLAAVFAAHGLRDHGLRGGTR, from the coding sequence ATGGGGTTCTTCACCGACACGTCGGTGTGCATCGGCTGCAAGGCGTGCGAGGTGGCCTGCAAGGAGTGGAACGCGGTCCCCGAGGACGGCCTGGAGTTCACGGGCATGTCCTACGACAACACGCAGGGGCTCGGCGCCGACACCTGGCGGCACGTCGCGTTCATCGAGCAGGACAGGCCGGTGTCGACGCGGCCGGACGACGGGACGGTCCCGTCCGCCGACGGCAACGGCGGGATGCGCTGGCTGATGGCGTCGGACGTCTGCAAGCACTGCACGCACGCGGCGTGCCTGGACGTCTGCCCGACCGGTTCGCTGTTCCGCACCGAGTTCGGCACGGTCGTGGTGCAGGAGGACATCTGCAACGGGTGCGGGTACTGCATCCCGGCGTGCCCCTACGGCGTCATCGACCAGCGCAAGGGCGACGGGCGGGCGTGGAAGTGCACGCTGTGCTACGACCGGCTGGGGGTGGGGATGGAACCGGCGTGCGCGAAGGCGTGCCCCACCGACTCCATCCAGTACGGACCGCTGGACGAGCTGCGCGAGCGGGCCGCGATGCGCGTGGACCAGCTGCACGACATGGGGGTCGAGGACGCCCGCCTGTACGGGCACGATCCCGAGGACGGGGTCGGCGGCGACGGCGCGTTCTTCCTGCTCCTGGACGAACCGGAGGTGTACGGGCTGCCGCCCGACCCGGTCGTCACCACACGGGATCTGCCGTCGATGTGGCGGCACGCCGGTGCGGCGGCGGCCGCGCTGGCGGGCGGGCTCGCCGCGGTGTTCGCCGCCCACGGGCTCCGGGACCACGGGCTGCGGGGAGGCACGCGATGA
- a CDS encoding FAD-dependent monooxygenase produces MYRPEPNRILADAARDAGARIRFGLTVDALDDRGDHVAAHLSDGTTARHDLVVGADGVRSTVRRLVGIGTEPRPTGMGIWRVHTRRPERVERTDLVYGGACFIAGYCPTGPDHHVRVPGGAGAPARVDRRRRQARPGRRRSVPAARADRRGQRRGRGP; encoded by the coding sequence ATGTACCGGCCGGAGCCGAACCGGATCCTGGCGGACGCGGCGCGCGACGCGGGCGCCCGCATCCGGTTCGGGCTCACCGTGGACGCCCTCGACGACCGCGGCGACCACGTGGCGGCGCACCTGTCGGACGGGACGACCGCGCGCCACGACCTCGTGGTCGGCGCGGACGGCGTCCGGTCCACGGTGCGGCGGCTCGTCGGCATCGGCACCGAGCCGCGGCCGACGGGGATGGGCATCTGGCGCGTCCACACGCGGCGGCCCGAGCGCGTCGAGCGCACCGACCTGGTCTACGGCGGGGCGTGCTTCATCGCCGGGTACTGCCCGACCGGGCCGGACCACCATGTACGCGTACCCGGTGGAGCGGGCGCGCCCGCGCGAGTCGATCGCCGACGCCGACAAGCCCGCCCAGGCCGTCGTCGAAGCGTCCCCGCGGCTCGCGCTGACCGCCGAGGTCAACGGCGAGGTCGTGGGCCGTGA